In Streptomyces sp. NBC_01439, the following are encoded in one genomic region:
- a CDS encoding glycerophosphodiester phosphodiesterase, which translates to MPRTIQVVAHRGASEDAPEHTLAAYRKAIEDGADGLECDVRLTADGHLVLVHDRRVNRTSNGRGAVSALELADLAALDFGSWKDREESPDWDADPERTSVLTLERLLELVSDAGRPVQLAIETKHPTRWAGQVEERLLTLLKRFGLDAPPVEGPHPVRVMSFSARSLHRIQASAPTIPTVYLMQFISPRMRDGRLPAGVTIAGPGMRIVRNHPAFIHKLQGAGHSVHVWTVNEPEDVQLCADLGVEAIITNRPRQVLSQLGR; encoded by the coding sequence ATGCCGCGCACCATCCAGGTCGTCGCCCACCGCGGCGCCTCGGAGGATGCCCCCGAGCACACCCTGGCCGCCTACCGCAAGGCCATCGAGGACGGGGCCGACGGCCTCGAATGCGATGTCCGGCTGACCGCGGACGGCCATCTGGTCCTGGTCCACGACCGCCGGGTGAACCGCACCTCGAACGGTCGCGGCGCCGTCTCCGCCCTGGAGCTGGCCGATCTCGCCGCCCTCGACTTCGGCTCTTGGAAGGACCGCGAGGAGTCCCCCGACTGGGACGCGGACCCCGAGCGCACCTCCGTCCTCACCCTGGAGCGCCTGCTGGAGCTGGTTTCCGACGCCGGACGACCGGTACAGCTCGCGATCGAGACGAAGCATCCGACCCGCTGGGCCGGACAGGTGGAGGAGCGCCTCCTCACCCTCCTCAAGCGCTTCGGTCTGGACGCCCCGCCCGTCGAGGGTCCACACCCCGTGCGGGTCATGAGCTTCTCCGCACGCTCCCTGCACCGGATCCAGGCGTCCGCGCCGACGATCCCGACCGTGTACCTGATGCAGTTCATCTCGCCGCGGATGCGGGACGGGCGACTGCCGGCCGGCGTGACGATCGCCGGTCCCGGGATGCGGATCGTGCGCAATCACCCCGCCTTCATCCACAAGCTCCAGGGCGCGGGCCACTCCGTGCACGTATGGACAGTGAACGAACCCGAAGACGTTCAGCTCTGCGCTGATCTGGGCGTGGAAGCAATCATCACGAACAGACCCCGCCAAGTTCTGTCCCAACTCGGGCGCTGA
- a CDS encoding S1C family serine protease produces the protein MSTENEGTAAPTPPAAPSVPPAPASETQDAAPAPAAGEPVTQQIPPTPAPGTEPTQQIPPAQAPPAYGQAPAQAPPAYGQAPAPAAHGAEGWPPPPPTVPAYGAGGGHGGGAWGAPLTADGAPAPKPKGRGGLVAAVLVAALLAGGIGGGVGYWAAERSDNGTGSTTISAGNTPKDIKREAGSIAGLAAGALPSVVTIEASAGDGEGGTGTGFVYDQQGHILTNNHVVASAANGGKLSATFSDGKRYDAEVVGRAQGYDVAVLKLKNPPAGLKPLPLGDSDKVAVGDSTIAIGAPFGLSNTVTTGIVSAKNRPVASGDGSGSKNSYMSALQTDASINPGNSGGPLLDGRGAVIGINSAIQSAGNGGFGGGQAGSIGLGFAIPINQAKNVAESLIKTGKPVYPVISVSVDLQAKSEGAKISEQGAASNELVDPNGPAGKAGLKPGDVITEFGGKPVDSGPTLISMIWTYKPGDTVKLTYLRGGKPTTVDIVLGSRVGDK, from the coding sequence GTGAGCACCGAGAACGAGGGCACCGCGGCCCCGACACCCCCCGCGGCCCCGTCCGTACCCCCTGCTCCGGCCTCCGAGACGCAGGATGCGGCCCCCGCGCCCGCCGCCGGCGAGCCGGTGACCCAGCAGATTCCGCCGACCCCGGCGCCCGGCACCGAGCCCACCCAGCAGATTCCGCCCGCACAGGCGCCCCCGGCTTACGGCCAGGCCCCCGCACAGGCGCCCCCGGCCTACGGCCAGGCTCCTGCCCCGGCCGCGCACGGAGCCGAGGGATGGCCGCCCCCGCCGCCCACGGTGCCGGCGTACGGTGCGGGCGGCGGCCACGGCGGAGGTGCCTGGGGTGCTCCCCTGACTGCCGACGGCGCCCCCGCGCCCAAGCCGAAGGGCAGGGGCGGCCTGGTCGCGGCCGTGCTCGTGGCGGCCCTCCTCGCGGGCGGCATCGGCGGCGGCGTCGGTTACTGGGCTGCCGAGCGCAGCGACAACGGCACCGGCTCCACCACGATCAGCGCCGGGAACACCCCCAAGGACATCAAGCGCGAGGCCGGCTCCATCGCCGGCCTGGCCGCAGGTGCCCTGCCCAGCGTGGTCACCATCGAGGCCTCGGCCGGCGACGGCGAAGGCGGCACCGGCACCGGGTTCGTCTACGACCAGCAGGGCCACATCCTCACCAACAACCACGTCGTGGCCTCCGCCGCCAACGGCGGCAAGCTCTCTGCCACGTTCTCCGACGGCAAGCGGTACGACGCCGAGGTCGTGGGCCGTGCCCAGGGTTACGACGTCGCCGTCCTCAAGCTGAAGAACCCGCCGGCCGGCCTCAAGCCGCTGCCCCTCGGCGACTCCGACAAGGTCGCGGTCGGCGACTCGACCATCGCGATCGGCGCCCCCTTCGGCCTGTCGAACACGGTCACCACCGGCATCGTGAGCGCCAAGAACCGCCCGGTCGCCTCCGGAGACGGCAGCGGCAGCAAGAACTCGTACATGAGCGCCCTTCAAACGGACGCCTCGATCAACCCGGGCAACTCGGGCGGTCCGCTGCTCGACGGGCGCGGCGCGGTCATCGGCATCAACTCCGCGATCCAGTCGGCGGGCAACGGCGGCTTCGGCGGCGGCCAGGCCGGTTCGATCGGCCTCGGCTTCGCCATCCCGATCAACCAGGCGAAGAACGTCGCCGAATCACTGATCAAGACGGGCAAGCCGGTCTACCCGGTGATCTCGGTCTCGGTCGACCTCCAGGCCAAGTCCGAGGGCGCCAAGATCTCCGAGCAGGGCGCGGCCTCCAACGAGCTGGTCGACCCGAACGGCCCGGCCGGCAAGGCGGGCCTCAAGCCCGGCGACGTCATCACCGAGTTCGGCGGCAAGCCGGTCGACAGCGGCCCGACCCTGATCAGCATGATCTGGACGTACAAGCCCGGCGACACCGTGAAGCTGACCTACCTGCGCGGTGGCAAGCCGACCACGGTCGACATCGTGCTCGGCTCGCGGGTCGGCGACAAGTAG
- a CDS encoding LysR family transcriptional regulator, with protein MFDSRHIRTFHAVVASGSYSAAARVLGYTQPAITQQMKALERAVGTPLFTRVGRKMQLTEAGESLSRHAETILGNLSAAEAQLRAYARLRTGRVRLCGFPSANVTLVPEALSGLAKDHPGIQVELLEGEPPESLRRLERGECDITLAFTYPGLHEEIPEEVAEVRLMEDQLTVLLPTGHPLARRRAVYLADLAEERWIAGCPRCRANLLHECAELGFVPDIRFATDDNLVVQSLVAQGLGVAMMPALVLPSLSLSRVCGRPLQPAARRHIAAYVYRDHLRIPATAVVLNALKQVAANRVGC; from the coding sequence GTGTTCGATTCTCGGCACATACGGACCTTTCACGCGGTGGTCGCCTCCGGGTCGTACTCCGCTGCCGCCCGCGTGCTCGGGTACACCCAGCCCGCCATCACCCAGCAGATGAAGGCGCTCGAACGCGCCGTCGGCACCCCGCTGTTCACCCGCGTGGGCCGCAAGATGCAGCTCACCGAGGCCGGGGAATCCCTGTCCCGGCACGCCGAGACCATCCTCGGGAACCTCTCCGCGGCCGAGGCCCAGCTGAGGGCGTACGCTCGGCTGCGCACCGGCCGGGTCAGGCTGTGCGGCTTCCCCAGCGCCAATGTCACCCTCGTCCCCGAGGCCCTGAGCGGCCTGGCCAAGGACCATCCGGGCATACAGGTGGAACTGCTGGAAGGCGAGCCCCCCGAGTCGCTGCGCCGGTTGGAGCGCGGGGAGTGCGACATCACCCTGGCCTTCACCTATCCCGGCCTGCACGAAGAGATCCCGGAGGAGGTCGCCGAGGTCAGGTTGATGGAGGATCAGCTGACGGTACTGCTCCCCACGGGGCATCCGCTGGCCCGCCGCCGCGCCGTGTACCTGGCCGACCTTGCCGAGGAGCGGTGGATCGCGGGCTGTCCGCGCTGCCGGGCGAACCTGCTGCACGAGTGCGCGGAGCTGGGCTTCGTGCCCGACATCCGCTTCGCCACCGATGACAACCTGGTCGTACAGAGCCTGGTCGCACAAGGACTGGGCGTGGCGATGATGCCCGCGCTGGTATTGCCCTCCCTCTCACTGAGCCGGGTCTGCGGCCGGCCCCTCCAGCCGGCCGCGCGCCGGCACATCGCCGCGTACGTCTACCGCGACCACCTGCGGATCCCTGCGACGGCCGTGGTGCTCAACGCGCTGAAACAGGTGGCGGCGAACCGGGTCGGCTGCTGA
- a CDS encoding cysteine dioxygenase family protein produces the protein MTTTMPARTTTRMAALVSEIRTVVERGLAPDLTAYLVGERLAPHLGAPDLLTPAQQEGDPERYRQHVLHAEADGSFSVVALVWLPGQETCIHDHVSWCVAGVHQGEESERRFRLAPGAGPARLVATEDVVNAQGDVCGFAPPGDIHKVRNSCTSKAISVHVYGADVSRLGTSIRRVYTLPVD, from the coding sequence ATGACCACCACCATGCCGGCCCGCACCACCACGAGGATGGCCGCCCTCGTCAGTGAGATCCGCACCGTCGTGGAGCGGGGGCTGGCTCCCGACCTCACCGCGTACCTGGTGGGCGAACGACTCGCCCCGCACCTGGGTGCGCCCGACCTGCTGACTCCGGCGCAGCAGGAAGGCGACCCGGAGCGGTACCGGCAGCACGTCCTGCATGCTGAGGCCGACGGCAGCTTCTCCGTAGTGGCACTGGTGTGGCTGCCCGGGCAGGAGACCTGCATCCACGACCACGTGTCCTGGTGTGTGGCCGGGGTGCACCAGGGCGAGGAGAGCGAACGCCGTTTCCGGCTCGCGCCCGGTGCAGGTCCCGCCCGGCTGGTCGCCACCGAGGACGTGGTCAATGCCCAGGGCGACGTCTGTGGGTTCGCCCCGCCCGGAGACATCCACAAGGTGCGCAACTCCTGTACGAGCAAGGCGATATCGGTGCACGTCTACGGGGCCGATGTCTCCCGGCTGGGCACCAGCATCCGTCGCGTCTACACGCTCCCCGTCGACTGA
- a CDS encoding YeiH family protein: MALLHRPHSTATRDVSRETPTPWPGLAMAAGGALTAWCVHRLVPAVPMLTASVVLGIAVAHLPGLRTFVRGAARPGLSLAGRRLMRMGIVLLGLGLGLDQVLRLGWATVAMVVGVVAATFFGTLWLGRRLGLPGDQPLLIATGYSICGASAIGAVSEVSGSDEEDVAASVALVTLCGTLAIGILPLLQGSLGLSDPAFGRWVGAGVHDVGQVVATAQTAGPAALGEAVLVKLMRVALLAPLVAAVAFSVRARRRGVRTASGRRPAPVPLFVLGFLAAAALRATGVLPDVALEWAHTAQEALLAAALFGLGSAVHLPTLARTGGRAAALGLGAWVVVAGVSYAGVMLTV, translated from the coding sequence ATGGCCCTCCTCCACCGCCCACACAGCACGGCGACCCGGGATGTTTCACGTGAAACACCCACTCCGTGGCCCGGGTTGGCGATGGCCGCGGGCGGCGCGCTGACGGCCTGGTGCGTTCACCGCCTCGTGCCCGCCGTGCCGATGCTGACCGCATCAGTGGTGCTGGGCATCGCGGTGGCGCACCTGCCGGGCCTGCGGACGTTCGTACGCGGGGCCGCGCGCCCGGGACTCTCCCTGGCCGGCCGTCGGCTCATGCGGATGGGCATCGTCCTGCTGGGCCTCGGCCTGGGGCTGGACCAGGTGCTCCGGCTGGGCTGGGCCACCGTCGCCATGGTGGTCGGCGTGGTCGCGGCCACTTTCTTCGGCACCCTCTGGCTGGGCCGCCGGCTGGGACTTCCGGGCGATCAGCCACTGTTGATCGCCACCGGGTACTCGATCTGCGGTGCCTCGGCGATCGGCGCGGTGAGTGAGGTGTCCGGCAGCGACGAGGAGGACGTGGCCGCCTCGGTGGCACTGGTCACCCTCTGCGGGACGCTCGCCATAGGCATACTCCCGCTCCTCCAGGGGTCGTTGGGGCTCTCCGACCCCGCCTTCGGGCGGTGGGTCGGCGCCGGGGTCCACGACGTGGGCCAGGTCGTGGCCACCGCGCAGACCGCGGGCCCTGCCGCCCTGGGCGAGGCGGTGCTGGTCAAGCTGATGCGCGTGGCGCTGCTCGCCCCGCTCGTGGCGGCCGTGGCCTTCTCGGTACGGGCCCGGCGCCGCGGGGTGCGCACCGCCTCGGGCCGCAGGCCGGCGCCGGTGCCGCTGTTCGTCCTCGGGTTCCTGGCCGCGGCTGCACTGCGCGCCACCGGGGTACTGCCCGACGTAGCGCTGGAGTGGGCGCACACCGCCCAGGAGGCCCTGCTGGCGGCGGCGCTGTTCGGCCTGGGGAGCGCGGTGCACCTGCCGACGCTGGCCCGGACCGGCGGGCGGGCCGCGGCACTGGGGCTCGGGGCGTGGGTGGTCGTGGCGGGGGTTTCGTACGCGGGCGTGATGCTGACCGTATGA
- a CDS encoding trypsin-like serine peptidase — MNRHRTALSVLLAAGALVAGALTAAGPSVAAEAPASFRQEHTQGFWTVERMRAAAPLDVTAVPGAARTPVATSATPTTVAPTAAASPTAFPQAGGAWTGAGAVVKTSGRVFFTMGDRTASCSGDSVTSANGSTVITAGHCVKYQGAWHTNWVFVPAYNNGSAPYGQWSATKTFATDQWAASEDMNMDVGLAVVAPLNGQTLSQAVGAQGIAFNGGYNKKMYAFGFPAAAPYDGTKLVYCSGNSGKDFLLTKDHGLGCNMTGGSSGGPWFQDFNEATGLGTQVSVNSFGYNFLPNRMYGPYFGNEAKAAYDKAQTS, encoded by the coding sequence GTGAATCGTCATCGCACGGCCTTGTCCGTCTTGCTCGCGGCCGGCGCCCTGGTCGCGGGCGCCCTGACGGCGGCCGGTCCCTCGGTCGCCGCAGAGGCCCCCGCGTCCTTCCGGCAAGAACACACCCAAGGCTTCTGGACCGTCGAGCGGATGCGCGCCGCCGCCCCGCTCGACGTGACGGCGGTCCCTGGCGCGGCCCGCACCCCGGTCGCCACGTCGGCGACCCCCACGACCGTCGCCCCGACGGCGGCGGCGTCCCCCACGGCCTTCCCGCAGGCGGGCGGCGCCTGGACGGGCGCCGGCGCCGTGGTGAAGACCTCGGGGCGCGTCTTCTTCACGATGGGCGACCGCACCGCATCCTGCTCCGGCGACTCGGTCACCAGCGCCAACGGCAGCACGGTCATCACGGCCGGTCACTGCGTCAAGTACCAGGGGGCCTGGCACACGAACTGGGTCTTCGTCCCCGCCTACAACAACGGCTCCGCCCCCTACGGCCAGTGGTCGGCCACCAAGACCTTCGCCACCGACCAGTGGGCCGCGAGCGAGGACATGAACATGGACGTCGGCCTCGCCGTCGTCGCCCCGCTGAACGGGCAGACCCTCAGCCAGGCCGTCGGAGCCCAGGGCATCGCCTTCAACGGCGGCTACAACAAGAAGATGTACGCCTTCGGCTTCCCCGCGGCGGCACCGTACGACGGCACCAAGCTGGTCTACTGCAGCGGCAACAGTGGCAAGGACTTCCTGCTGACGAAGGACCACGGCCTGGGCTGCAACATGACCGGCGGATCCAGTGGCGGCCCTTGGTTCCAGGACTTCAACGAGGCCACGGGCCTGGGCACCCAGGTCTCGGTGAACAGCTTCGGATACAACTTCCTCCCGAACCGGATGTACGGCCCGTACTTCGGCAACGAGGCGAAGGCGGCCTACGACAAGGCGCAGACGTCCTGA
- a CDS encoding tyrosine-type recombinase/integrase, whose amino-acid sequence MYSYDVRIWGIRSRQSKSAPYQLRWVVGGKEHQAPFLTKTLADGRRAQLMGAVRDGEQFDIASGLPVSELRQLKSPTWFEHARAYTCMKWPDAAAKHRVGIAEAMTNVTMALVTGGKAAPDPQALRLALRSWAFQMTVDSNGNVVARMEADQPPADAAQALDWIAKNSLRVTDVAESENLRRALSAVSRLLNGKRAADNTVRRKRAVLSNALRYAVECDALPANPLPKVDWDPPQTDDEVDFQYVPGPELASRLLDAVRAQGTRGEHLHAFFGCIYYAAMRPSEVAALTKADCKLPQKGWGELVLRRSRPEVGAGWTDGGTPYDERGLKRRARKASRSVPIPPVLVRLLRSHLDRDGAAADGRLFRAVEGGRVGSNEYTRVWSEARRKALPAQDVGTPLAEVPYSLRHAGVSLWIKAGVDPVEVARRAGHSVAVLWKFYAKILRGQQQVSNQLIDQALADDGTTGEA is encoded by the coding sequence TTGTACAGCTATGACGTGCGGATCTGGGGTATCCGCTCCAGGCAGAGCAAGAGCGCCCCCTACCAGCTTCGATGGGTTGTCGGGGGCAAAGAGCACCAGGCTCCGTTCCTGACCAAGACGCTGGCCGACGGTCGACGCGCTCAGCTCATGGGCGCCGTCCGCGACGGCGAACAGTTCGACATCGCATCTGGGCTCCCCGTCTCGGAGCTTCGTCAGCTCAAATCGCCCACCTGGTTCGAGCACGCCCGCGCCTACACCTGCATGAAGTGGCCGGACGCTGCCGCCAAACACCGCGTCGGCATCGCTGAGGCGATGACGAACGTGACCATGGCACTGGTGACCGGCGGCAAGGCTGCTCCCGACCCGCAGGCTCTCCGGCTGGCCCTGCGGTCGTGGGCCTTCCAGATGACGGTAGACAGCAACGGGAACGTGGTAGCCCGAATGGAGGCTGACCAGCCGCCGGCGGACGCTGCTCAGGCGCTGGACTGGATCGCAAAGAACTCCCTCCGCGTGACCGATGTGGCGGAGTCGGAGAACCTTCGCCGTGCCCTGTCCGCTGTTTCTCGGCTCCTCAACGGCAAGCGCGCAGCCGACAACACCGTCCGGCGTAAGCGTGCTGTCCTCAGCAACGCCCTGCGGTACGCGGTCGAGTGCGATGCCCTACCCGCCAACCCGCTCCCCAAGGTCGACTGGGACCCTCCGCAGACCGATGACGAAGTCGACTTCCAGTACGTTCCCGGTCCCGAGCTGGCGAGTCGGCTCCTGGATGCCGTGCGTGCTCAGGGCACCCGGGGCGAGCACCTCCATGCCTTCTTCGGCTGCATCTACTACGCCGCTATGCGTCCGTCCGAAGTGGCAGCACTCACCAAGGCCGACTGCAAGCTTCCCCAGAAGGGATGGGGAGAGCTCGTCCTTCGCCGGAGTCGGCCGGAAGTCGGAGCAGGGTGGACGGATGGCGGGACGCCCTACGACGAACGAGGTCTCAAGCGGAGGGCTCGGAAGGCCAGCCGGTCTGTACCCATCCCGCCCGTGCTCGTACGGCTGCTCCGGAGCCACCTGGATCGCGATGGCGCTGCCGCCGATGGGCGGCTCTTTCGCGCGGTTGAGGGCGGCCGGGTCGGCTCGAACGAGTACACCCGGGTGTGGAGCGAGGCTCGCCGGAAGGCCCTGCCTGCTCAGGATGTCGGGACGCCTCTCGCAGAGGTCCCCTACTCCCTGAGGCATGCCGGCGTATCGCTGTGGATCAAGGCCGGAGTAGACCCCGTCGAGGTCGCTCGTCGCGCCGGACACAGCGTGGCGGTGCTCTGGAAGTTCTACGCCAAGATCCTTCGCGGCCAGCAGCAGGTGTCGAACCAGCTCATTGACCAGGCCCTGGCGGACGATGGAACAACTGGGGAGGCCTGA
- a CDS encoding helix-turn-helix transcriptional regulator: MARPQMLKLAEVLAEIDMSRAAFYRMRSRGNAPRLHKLPNGQLRVRRSDLDAWLSGCEVSAA, translated from the coding sequence ATGGCCCGCCCTCAGATGCTCAAGCTCGCTGAGGTACTCGCAGAGATCGACATGAGCCGTGCCGCCTTCTACCGCATGCGCTCCCGTGGCAACGCGCCCCGACTCCACAAGCTCCCGAACGGTCAACTCCGCGTCCGGCGGTCCGACCTGGACGCCTGGTTGAGCGGGTGCGAGGTATCGGCCGCGTAG
- a CDS encoding DNA primase family protein, producing the protein MSLAEELPAPSNPMAVARRLEPDWQTEDGQLVCRRWRASWMRWTGTCWRELDEAQVRKAMYERLEHAIYRAPGKEGEPEERAWAPTKQKISNLLDALGSITLLPTDTDAPAWLDGSSANEPDSDPIVACANGLLRIRDRALMPHTPGFFNLVSVPFAYNRAATAPTWEHFLSQIWPDDPAAITALQEWFGYVLSGRTDLQKILLIVGPSRSGKGTIARVLKALVGKENLAGPTLAGLGTNFGLATLVGKSLAIISDARLSGNDNSQMVERLLTISGDDTIDVDRKYREQWTGKLPSRLMILSNELPHFGDSSGVIANRFVLLSMRVSWLGKEDPTLTDRLTAEMPGILNWALEGLARLRRTNRITEPVSSRDAVTTMRDTASPTSAFVRERCTTGPTCSVPVDDLWAIWREWAEDNGVRAGTKQVFGRNLLSVIPQLNRTRPRDEHGRQVLTYSGITLNQSDPHL; encoded by the coding sequence ATGAGCCTCGCCGAGGAGCTGCCCGCTCCGTCCAACCCAATGGCCGTCGCACGCCGACTGGAGCCGGACTGGCAGACCGAGGACGGACAGCTTGTGTGCCGTCGCTGGCGCGCATCGTGGATGCGTTGGACGGGTACCTGCTGGCGTGAGCTGGACGAAGCCCAGGTACGCAAGGCCATGTACGAGCGCCTGGAGCACGCCATCTACCGGGCACCCGGCAAGGAGGGCGAGCCCGAGGAGCGCGCCTGGGCGCCGACGAAGCAGAAGATCAGCAATCTCCTCGACGCTCTCGGATCCATCACCCTGCTGCCCACCGACACCGACGCACCCGCATGGCTCGACGGCAGCAGCGCGAACGAGCCGGACAGCGATCCCATCGTGGCGTGCGCGAACGGCCTGCTCAGGATCCGCGACCGAGCGCTGATGCCGCACACCCCCGGCTTCTTCAACCTCGTCTCCGTCCCCTTCGCCTACAACCGTGCCGCCACGGCTCCTACGTGGGAGCACTTCCTCTCGCAGATCTGGCCCGACGACCCCGCCGCCATCACCGCACTACAGGAGTGGTTCGGCTACGTCCTGTCCGGCCGCACCGATCTCCAAAAGATCCTGCTCATCGTGGGCCCCTCCCGCTCCGGCAAGGGCACCATCGCGCGGGTCCTGAAAGCCCTGGTCGGCAAGGAGAACCTCGCCGGGCCGACACTGGCCGGTCTGGGCACGAACTTCGGGCTGGCCACGCTGGTCGGGAAGTCCCTGGCGATCATCTCCGACGCCCGACTGTCCGGGAACGACAACAGCCAAATGGTGGAGCGGCTGCTGACGATCTCGGGTGACGACACCATCGACGTCGACCGCAAGTACCGCGAGCAGTGGACCGGAAAGCTCCCCTCACGGCTGATGATCCTGTCCAACGAACTGCCCCACTTCGGCGACTCCTCAGGCGTCATCGCCAACCGGTTCGTCCTCCTCAGCATGCGAGTCTCGTGGCTCGGCAAGGAGGACCCCACCCTCACCGACCGGCTCACCGCAGAGATGCCTGGCATCCTCAACTGGGCGTTGGAGGGGCTGGCCCGGCTCCGGCGCACCAACCGGATCACGGAGCCCGTATCCAGCCGCGACGCGGTCACCACCATGCGCGACACCGCATCCCCGACCAGCGCGTTCGTCCGCGAGCGCTGCACGACCGGCCCCACGTGCAGCGTCCCCGTGGACGACCTGTGGGCCATCTGGCGGGAATGGGCGGAGGACAACGGCGTGCGCGCCGGGACGAAGCAGGTGTTCGGCCGCAATCTCCTGTCTGTCATCCCCCAGCTCAACCGCACCCGTCCCCGCGATGAGCACGGCCGGCAGGTCCTCACGTACAGCGGCATCACCCTCAACCAGTCCGACCCACATTTGTGA
- a CDS encoding bifunctional DNA primase/polymerase, translating to MTHPTHIRRDHSGDRPALLDPGLDLLAHAVAAAERGWHVFPLRPRDKRPAGHAQAHCPRNGRCANGHRTPEQRATTDPDLLTAAWTHAPYNIGIATGPSGLLVVDLDTLKPTDEEGTPDGVTTFEALCERAGHPVPTTYRVRTARGGQHLYFTQPAGVRLGNTAGRLGKHIDTRGWGGYVVAPGSSTPDGAYTVLDSVSPIPLPGWLSDALTARPKPVRDVPAPLTVKGSRYAKAALDNEVRNVAHAGDGTRNDTLLRAARALGRFVASGDLARIEVEQALSSAVAGNATESERYYDDVIARGLDWSIANNPDGGRRAA from the coding sequence ATGACCCACCCCACCCACATCCGGCGAGACCACAGCGGTGACCGCCCCGCCCTACTCGATCCGGGCCTGGACTTGCTCGCCCACGCCGTCGCAGCGGCCGAACGTGGCTGGCACGTCTTCCCGCTCCGCCCCCGCGACAAGCGACCCGCCGGCCACGCACAGGCCCACTGCCCGCGCAACGGCCGGTGCGCGAACGGCCACCGAACCCCGGAACAACGCGCGACCACCGACCCGGACCTGCTCACAGCCGCGTGGACCCACGCTCCGTACAACATCGGAATCGCGACCGGCCCGTCCGGGCTGCTCGTCGTCGACCTCGACACCCTCAAGCCGACAGACGAAGAAGGAACGCCTGACGGCGTGACCACCTTTGAAGCGCTCTGCGAGCGCGCCGGACACCCCGTCCCCACCACCTACCGCGTGCGGACCGCGCGCGGCGGGCAGCACCTGTACTTCACCCAACCCGCCGGAGTCCGGCTCGGCAACACCGCCGGACGTCTCGGCAAGCACATCGACACCCGGGGCTGGGGCGGGTACGTCGTCGCCCCCGGCAGCAGCACCCCGGACGGCGCCTACACGGTGCTGGACAGCGTCAGCCCCATCCCACTGCCCGGCTGGCTCTCCGACGCGCTCACGGCCAGGCCCAAGCCCGTCAGGGACGTACCGGCGCCCCTGACAGTGAAGGGGTCCCGGTATGCGAAGGCGGCCCTGGACAACGAAGTACGGAACGTCGCCCATGCCGGAGACGGGACGCGCAACGACACGCTGCTCAGGGCCGCGAGGGCTCTGGGGCGGTTCGTCGCGTCGGGCGACCTGGCCCGCATCGAGGTTGAGCAGGCTCTTAGTAGCGCGGTGGCGGGCAACGCCACCGAGTCGGAGCGCTACTACGACGACGTCATCGCCCGGGGGCTGGACTGGTCGATCGCCAACAACCCCGACGGCGGCCGGAGGGCGGCATGA